The following are encoded together in the Humulus lupulus chromosome 5, drHumLupu1.1, whole genome shotgun sequence genome:
- the LOC133777714 gene encoding branched-chain-amino-acid aminotransferase-like protein 1 isoform X2 codes for MASAKIKNLLVDLEKRFFEQAQRIHHNNLLNNILAKIEGNNGNAGDAIMLDYEGFVYETNATNIFVVKKGHVLTPHADYCLPGITRATILESFKCSEHKKEKIRHISRSIYCP; via the exons ATGGCATCAGCCAAAATTAAG AATCTACTAGTGGATTTGGAAAAAAGGTTCTTTGAGCAAGCTCAAAGG ATTCACCACAATAACCTTCTCAATAATATACTAGCAAAG ATAGAAGGAAATAATGGAAATGCCGGTGATGCAATCATGCTTGACTATGAAGGTTTCGTGTACGAAACAAATGCTACAAATATT TTTGTAGTGAAGAAAGGCCATGTTTTGACACCTCATGCTGATTACTGTCTTCCTGGCATTACCCGTGCTACT ATTTTGGAATCATTCAAATGTTCAGAACATAAAAAAGAAAAGATAAGACACATTTCAAGAAGTATTTACTGTCCATAG
- the LOC133777714 gene encoding branched-chain-amino-acid aminotransferase-like protein 1 isoform X1 has translation MASAKIKNLLVDLEKRFFEQAQRIHHNNLLNNILAKIEGNNGNAGDAIMLDYEGFVYETNATNIFVVKKGHVLTPHADYCLPGITRATVSCFTFYLQIALTSPLTESLFHMMSNNKRSVDQEC, from the exons ATGGCATCAGCCAAAATTAAG AATCTACTAGTGGATTTGGAAAAAAGGTTCTTTGAGCAAGCTCAAAGG ATTCACCACAATAACCTTCTCAATAATATACTAGCAAAG ATAGAAGGAAATAATGGAAATGCCGGTGATGCAATCATGCTTGACTATGAAGGTTTCGTGTACGAAACAAATGCTACAAATATT TTTGTAGTGAAGAAAGGCCATGTTTTGACACCTCATGCTGATTACTGTCTTCCTGGCATTACCCGTGCTACTGTAAGTTGTTTTACTTTCTATCTGCAGATTGCATTAACATCTCCATTGACTGAGAGCTTATTTCATATGATGTCTAATAACAAGAGATCAGTAGATCAAGAATGTTAA
- the LOC133777714 gene encoding uncharacterized protein LOC133777714 isoform X3, translated as MASAKIKNLLVDLEKRFFEQAQRIEGNNGNAGDAIMLDYEGFVYETNATNIFVVKKGHVLTPHADYCLPGITRATVSCFTFYLQIALTSPLTESLFHMMSNNKRSVDQEC; from the exons ATGGCATCAGCCAAAATTAAG AATCTACTAGTGGATTTGGAAAAAAGGTTCTTTGAGCAAGCTCAAAGG ATAGAAGGAAATAATGGAAATGCCGGTGATGCAATCATGCTTGACTATGAAGGTTTCGTGTACGAAACAAATGCTACAAATATT TTTGTAGTGAAGAAAGGCCATGTTTTGACACCTCATGCTGATTACTGTCTTCCTGGCATTACCCGTGCTACTGTAAGTTGTTTTACTTTCTATCTGCAGATTGCATTAACATCTCCATTGACTGAGAGCTTATTTCATATGATGTCTAATAACAAGAGATCAGTAGATCAAGAATGTTAA